The Saccharomonospora cyanea NA-134 genome includes a region encoding these proteins:
- a CDS encoding type I glyceraldehyde-3-phosphate dehydrogenase, producing the protein MTLVLGINGFGRVGRALLRCVLARPTGAEPVEVVAVNDPADLAALAYLLEYDSTYGRLEHPVHVRGRTLCVGSHRVHVTAGERPGDVDWRASGADVVVETTGPASARRDASLHLDAGARKVIVAAYHPGADATIAVGINDDDYDPGRHHVVSAASGAAHCVAPMLLVLHRAFGVRHGVLTTIHSYTNDQSLLDQPHSDLRRSRSAAVNIVPTSTGAPRSLGALLPELAGATEAVAVRVPVEDGSLADLTVVVRSPVTPGQVNRAFADAAAGRLRSHLHYTETPVVSRDVVGSSASCVFDAGLTTTCAGLVKVFGWYDNEWGYANRLLDLARLVNPGGS; encoded by the coding sequence CGTGCTCGCCAGGCCCACCGGCGCGGAGCCGGTCGAGGTGGTGGCCGTGAACGACCCCGCCGACCTGGCCGCCCTGGCGTACCTGCTGGAGTACGACTCGACGTACGGACGGTTGGAACATCCCGTGCACGTACGGGGACGCACCCTGTGCGTGGGATCGCACCGTGTTCACGTGACGGCGGGCGAGCGGCCCGGCGACGTGGACTGGCGGGCTTCCGGGGCCGACGTGGTCGTGGAGACCACCGGCCCCGCCTCCGCACGCCGGGACGCGAGCCTCCACCTCGACGCGGGGGCCCGCAAGGTGATCGTCGCCGCGTACCACCCCGGTGCCGACGCCACCATCGCGGTCGGTATCAACGACGACGACTACGACCCCGGCCGCCACCACGTCGTGTCGGCCGCGTCCGGCGCGGCACACTGCGTGGCGCCGATGCTGCTCGTGCTGCACCGGGCGTTCGGCGTCCGGCACGGGGTGCTGACGACCATCCACAGCTACACCAACGACCAGTCCCTGCTGGACCAACCCCACAGCGACCTGCGCCGATCACGGTCGGCCGCCGTCAACATCGTGCCGACCTCCACGGGGGCTCCCCGTTCCCTCGGCGCGCTGCTGCCGGAGTTGGCCGGAGCCACCGAGGCGGTCGCCGTACGGGTTCCGGTGGAGGACGGGTCGCTGGCCGACCTCACCGTCGTGGTCCGCTCACCCGTCACGCCGGGTCAGGTCAACCGGGCGTTCGCCGACGCCGCGGCCGGACGGCTCCGCTCCCACCTGCACTACACCGAGACGCCGGTGGTGTCGCGGGACGTGGTGGGGTCGTCCGCGTCGTGCGTGTTCGACGCGGGGCTCACCACCACGTGTGCCGGTCTCGTGAAGGTCTTCGGCTGGTACGACAACGAGTGGGGTTACGCCAACCGCCTGCTGGACCTGGCCCGGCTCGTCAATCCGGGAGGCTCGTGA